In Ochotona princeps isolate mOchPri1 chromosome 33, mOchPri1.hap1, whole genome shotgun sequence, one DNA window encodes the following:
- the RPS15 gene encoding small ribosomal subunit protein uS19 codes for MAEVEQKKKRTFRKFTYRGVDLDQLLDMSYEQLMQLYSARQRRRLSRGLRRKQHSLLKRLRKAKKEAPPMEKPEVVKTHLRDMIVLPEMVGSMVGVYNGKTFNQVEIKPEMIGHYLGEFSITYKPVKHGRPGIGATHSSRFIPLK; via the exons ATG GCAGAGGTGGAGCAGAAGAAGAAGCGCACGTTCCGCAAGTTCACCTACCGCGGCGTGGACCTGGACCAGCTGCTCGACATGTCCTA CGAGCAGCTCATGCAGCTGTACAGCGCGCGCCAGCGGCGGCGGCTGAGCCGGGGCCTGCGCAGGAAGCAGCACTCGCTGCTCAAGCGGCTGCGCAAGGCCAAGAAGGAGGCGCCGCCCATGGAGAAGCCCGAGGTGGTGAAGACGCACCTGCGGGACATGATCGTGCTGCCCGAGATGGTGGGCAGCATGGTGGGCGTGTACAACGGCAAGACCTTCAACCAGGTGGAGATAAAG CCCGAGATGATCGGCCACTACCTGGGCGAGTTCTCCATCACCTACAAGCCCGTGAAGCACGGCCGGCCCGGCATCGGCGCCACGCACTCCTCGCGCTTCATCCCCCTCAAGTAG
- the APC2 gene encoding adenomatous polyposis coli protein 2: protein MTSTVASYEQLLRQVEALKAENSHLRRELRDNSSHLSKLETETSGMKEVLKSLQGKLEQEARVLVSSGQTEVLEQLKALQMDIASLYNLKFQPPALGPEPTARTPEGSPVHGSGPSKDSFGELGRATIRLLEELDRERCFLLSEMEKEEKEKLWYYSQLQGLAKRLDELPHVETQFSVQMDLLRQQLEFEAQHIRSLMEERFGTSDEMVQRAQIRASRLEQIDKQLLEAQDRVQHTEPQALLAVKPVPVDEEPETEVPTHPEDGTPQPGNSKVEVVFWLLSMLATRDQEDTARTLLAMSSSPESCVAMRRSGCLPLLLQILHGAEAGAGMRAGGPGAPGAKDARMRANAALHNIVFSQPDQGLARKEMRVLHVLEQIRAYCETCWDWLEARAAGTGPDGGAPVPIEPQICQATCAVMKLSFDEEYRRAMNELGGLQAVAELLQVDHEMHGLSRDPLTLALRRYAGMALTNLTFGDVANKATLCARRGCMEAIVAQLASESEELHQVVSSILRNLSWRADMTSKKALREVGSVTALTQCVLRASKESTLKSVLSALWNLSAHSTENKAAVCAVDGALGFLVSTLTYKCHSNSLAIIESGGGILRNVSSLIATREDYRQVLRDHNCLQTLLQHLTSHSLTIVSNACGTLWNLSARSARDQELLWELGAVGMLRNLVHSRHKMIAMGSAAALRNLLAHRPAKHQATATAVSPGSCVPSLYVRKQRALEAELEARHLAQALGQLDKQAQAEAEAVPKKPALPPLRHLDALARDYASDSGCFDDDDAPSLAAAATTAEPASPAVLPLFLGSPFLQGQALARAPPTRRGDPEPEKEAGAEVAKARLALAVARIDRLVEDMSALHTSSEDSFSLSSGDPGQEAPREGRAQSCSPCRGPEGGRRAHPLLRLKAAHASLSNDSLNSGSTSDGYCPREHLRPCPLAALAEPRGELLPGRPRPSRLDLEPRGGRAEVPSRDSTASDAHVRTIKLSPSYQHVPLLEEAAGQGPQAGLAVSPAARKQAWLPPTENLRQVPEKLVPAPLPAASKALQRLLAQEGPLSLSRCSSLSSLSSAGRPGADLDSDSSLEGLEEPGPGEAELDGAWRGPGAASLPVAIPAPPQRGRGGRGSGVEDATPSSSSENCVQETPLVLSRCSSVSSLGSFESPSIASSIPSEPCSGLGSGTVSPSELPDSPGQTMPPSRSKTPPAAPPGQPESSPFSLRWESYVKRFLDIADCRERCRLPSELDAGSVRFTLEKPDENFSCASSLSALALHEHYVQQDVELRLLPQGCPERHAGTGHRGRRDEPAGRPETAVPAGSRTRSAADQELQLLRECLGTAVPARLRKVASALVPGRRALPVPVYMLVPAPAPGDEDSGSDSAEGTPVNFSSAASLSDETLQGPPKEQPPRGDAHKPPNTQASGHRPKAGTGRSRACLELPLSRPLSARPEREGSGPGRVPGAGGGRQPLCLTTPTEEAVYCFYDSDEAPPASPTPPRASAIPRAVKRERQVGSREAWVPPAQQVPRAQPRLIVDETPPCYSLSSSASSLSEPEPEPSARPAGHPRGREPAGTQRPGGGRHGSPSLRSEEELLRRCIGSALPRRRPPANGPRRRKAPAAGQDKRPPAQEAEEAAGSDRASDLDSVEWRAIQEGANSIVTWLHQAAVAAPSEASSESDSLLSLGSGLSMGPSPQPSKHRNGRQPGAGAGQGSARRPEKRRPAPAKGSGGLRPPGDPDKSRGPTKRGSGAPAVLRGRTVIYVPSPAARPQPKAVPGPRATPRKTGPPSPGQSVAPGPAPAPGQQRSRSLHRPGKISELAALSRPPRSATPPARLAKTPSSSSSQTSPASQPLPRKSPTATPGTGSLPGPPGAAASSSGVPKTPARALLAKQHKTQKSPVRIPFMQKPARRGPPPLARPAPPEPGPRGRAGPDGARGGRLGLVRVASARSSGSESSERSGFRRQLTFIKESPGSLRRRRSELSSSASSTAAVTASPGASPRRGRPPLPAVFLCSSRCDELRAAPQQPPAAPGPRPARRPSSESPSRLPVRAPPARPEAVKRYSSLPHISVARRPDGTAPAAPAPHSAQRRGSAGEARPLLLPRVAAPGTTWRRIRDEDVPHILRSTLPPSALPLRGPSPDGDDQAAAGPSTPPPRKTSDAVVQTEEVAQPKANSSTSPSLESRELPQAPAGHPAPFLGSDVDGPPLPKGPASAPFAHEGVGGFPASRHGSPSRAARVPPFNYVPSPMATAAAAPDSAVEKAPAAAPAGLVE from the exons atgaCGAGCACAGTGGCGTCCTACGAGCAGCTGCTGCGGCAGGTGGAGGCCTTGAAGGCCGAGAACAGCCACCTGAGGCGGGAGCTGCGGGACAACTCCAGCCACCTGTCCAAACTGGAGACGGAGACGTCCGGCATGAAG GAGGTCTTGAAGAGCCTGCAAGGGAAGCTGGAGCAGGAGGCACGGGTGCTGGTATCCTCAGGCCAGACCGAGGTGCTGGAGCAGCTGAAAG CCCTGCAGATGGACATTGCCAGCTTGTACAACCTCAAGTTCCAGCCGCCTGCCCTGGGGCCCGAGCCCACCGCCCGCACCCCAGAGGGGAGCCCAGTGCATGGCTCTGGGCCCTCCAAGGACAGCTTCGGGGAGCTGGGCCGGGCCACCATCCGGCTGCTAGAGGAACTGGACCGAGAGCG GTGCTTTCTGTTGAGTGagatggagaaggaggagaaggagaagctgTGGTATTACTCGCAGCTTCAGGGCCTGGCCAAGCGCCTGGACGAGCTGCCGCACGTGGAGACG CAGTTCTCCGTGCAGATGGACCTGCTCCGGCAGCAGCTGGAGTTTGAGGCACAGCACATCCGCTCGCTGATGGAGGAGCGTTTCGGCACCTCGGACGAGATGGTGCAGCGCGCGCAG ATCCGCGCCTCGCGCCTGGAGCAGATCGACAAGCAGCTGCTGGAGGCGCAGGACCGGGTGCAGCACACCGAGCCGCAG GCGCTGCTGGCAGTGAAGCCGGTTCCCGTGGACGAGGAGCCCGAGACGGAGGTGCCCACGCACCCTGAGGATGGCACCCCACAGCCAGGCAACAGCAAG GTGGAGGTGGTCTTCTGGCTGCTGTCCATGCTGGCGACGCGGGACCAGGAGGACACGGCGCGAACGCTGCTGGCCATGTCCAGCTCGCCCGAGAGTTGCGTGGCCATGCGGCGCTCGGGCtgcctgccgctgctgctgcagatCCTGCACGGCGCCGAGGCGGGCGCGGGGATGCGCGCGGGAGGCCCGGGGGCGCCGGGGGCCAAGGATGCTCGCATGCGCGCCAACGCGGCGCTGCACAACATCGTGTTCTCGCAGCCGGACCAGGGCCTGGCGCGCAAGGAGATGCGGGTCCTGCACGTGCTGGAGCAGATCCGCGCCTACTGCGAGACGTGCTGGGACTGGCTGGAGGCCCGCGCGGCCGGGACCGGGCCCGACGGCGGCG CGCCCGTGCCCATCGAGCCGCAGATCTGCCAGGCCACCTGTGCAGTGATGAAGCTGTCCTTTGACGAAGAGTACCGCCGGGCCATGAACGAGCTGG GTGGGCTGCAGGCTGTGGCCGAGCTGCTGCAGGTGGACCATGAGATGCATGGGCTGAGCCGGGACCCACTGACCCTGGCCCTGCGGCGCTACGCGGGCATGGCCCTCACCAACCTCACCTTCGGAGATGTCGCCAACAAG GCCACCCTGTGTGCCCGCCGGGGCTGCATGGAGGCCATTGTGGCCCAGCTGGCCTCTGAGAGCGAGGAGCTGCACCAG GTGGTGTCCAGCATCCTGCGGAACCTGTCCTGGCGGGCGGACATGACGAGCAAGAAGGCGCTGCGGGAGGTGGGCAGCGTGACGGCCCTGACGCAGTGCGTGTTGCGGGCCTCCAAG GAGTCCACGCTGAAGAGCGTGCTGAGCGCCCTGTGGAACCTGTCGGCGCACAGCACGGAGAACAAGGCGGCCGTGTGCGCCGTGGACGGCGCCCTGGGCTTCCTGGTGAGCACGCTGACCTACAAGTGCCACAGCAACTCGCTGGCCATCATCGAGAGCGGCGGGGGCATCCTGCGCAACGTGTCCAGCCTCATCGCCACGCGGGAGGACTACAG GCAGGTGCTGCGGGACCACAACTGCCTGCAGACATTGCTGCAACACCTGACCTCGCACAGCCTGACCATCGTCAGCAACGCCTGCGGCACCCTCTGGAACCTGTCGGCCCGCAGCGCGCGAGACCAGGAGCTGCTGTGGGAGCTGGGCGCCGTGGGCATGCTGCGGAACCTGGTGCACTCCCGGCACAAGATGATTGCCATGGGCAGCGCCGCCGCCCTGCGCAACCTGCTGGCACACCGGCCCGCCAAGCACCAGGCGACCGCCACCGCCGTGTCACCCGGCAGCTGCGTGCCCAGCCTCTACGTACGCAAGCAGCGGGCGCTGGAGGCCGAGCTGGAGGCCCGGCACCTGGCCCAGGCGCTCGGGCAGCTGGACAAGCAGGCCCAGGCTGAGGCCGAAGCCGTGCCCAAGAAGCCAGCGCTGCCGCCCCTGCGGCACCTCGACGCGCTGGCCCGGGACTACGCCTCCGACTCGGGCTGCTTCGACGACGACGACGCGCCCTCCCTGGCCGCAGCCGCCACCACCGCGGAGCCTGCCAGCCCTGCCGTGCTGCCCCTCTTCCTGGGCAGCCCCTTCCTGCAGGGCCAGGCGCTGGCCCGTGCCCCGCCCACCCGCCGCGGGGACCCCGAGCCCGAGAAGGAGGCCGGGGCCGAGGTGGCCAAGGCCAGGCTGGCTCTGGCGGTGGCACGGATCGACCGCCTGGTGGAGGACATGTCAGCGTTACACACCTCATCCGAGGACAGCTTCAGCCTCAGCTCCGGCGACCCCGGGCAGGAGGCGCCCCGGGAGGGCCGTGCCCAGTCCTGCTCACCCTGCCGGGGCCCCGAGGGCGGGCGGCGCGCCCACCCGTTGCTGCGGCTCAAGGCGGCACATGCCAGCCTGTCCAACGACAGCCTCAACAGCGGCAGTACGAGCGATGGCTACTGCCCGCGGGAGCACCTGCGGCCCTGCCCGCTGGCCGCACTGGCTGAGCCCCGCGGGGAGCTGCTGCCCGGGCGCCCGCGGCCCAGCCGCCTGGACCTAGAGCCGCGAGGTGGCCGGGCCGAGGTGCCGTCCCGGGACAGCACAGCCAGCGATGCCCACGTGCGTACCATCAAGCTGTCACCTTCCTACCAGCATGTCCCACTGCTGGAGGAGGCGGCGGGCCAGGGGCCCCAGGCCGGGCTGGCGGTCTCCCCTGCGGCCCGCAAGCAGGCCTGGCTGCCGCCCACAGAGAACCTGCGCCAGGTGCCCGAGAAGCTGGTGCCGGCGCCGCTGCCCGCGGCCAGCAAGGCCCTGCAGAGGCTGCTGGCGCAGGAAGGGCCCCTGTCGCTATCACGCTGCTCCTCCCTGTCGTCTCTGTCCTCAGCTGGACGCCCGGGTGCCGACCTGGACAGCGACTCCTCGCTCGAGGGGCTGGAGGAGCCGGGCCCTGGAGAGGCTGAGCTGGATGGAGCGTGGCGCGGGCCGGGGGCCGCCTCCCTGCCCGTGGCCATCCCGGCGCCCCCACAGCGGGGCCGTGGCGGCCGGGGCTCGGGCGTGGAGGATGCCACGCCGTCCAGCTCCTCGGAGAACTGCGTGCAGGAGACGCCACTGGTGCTGAGCCGCTGCAGCTCCGTGAGCTCCCTGGGCAGCTTCGAGAGCCCTTCCATCGCCAGTTCCATCCCCAGCGAGCCGTGCAGCGGCCTGGGCAGCGGCACCGTGAGCCCCAGCGAGCTGCCCGACAGCCCGGGCCAGACCATGCCGCCCAGCCGCAGCAAGACGCCGccggccgcgccgccgggccagCCCGAGAGCAGCCCCTTCAGCCTGCGCTGGGAGAGCTACGTGAAGCGCTTCCTGGACATCGCCGACTGCCGTGAGCGCTGCCGCCTGCCCTCCGAGCTGGACGCGGGCAGCGTGCGCTTCACACTCGAGAAACCCGACGAGAACTTCTCGTGCGCCTCGAGCCTCAGCGCGCTGGCCCTGCACGAGCACTACGTGCAGCAGGACGTGGAGCTGCgcctgctgccccagggctgcCCCGAGCGCCACGCGGGCACCGGCCACCGGGGGCGGCGAGACGAGCCTGCAGGCCGCCCTGAGACAGCAGTGCCCGCGGGTTCCCGCACCCGCTCGGCCGCCGACCAGGAGCTGCAGTTGCTGCGTGAGTGTCTGGGCACGGCTGTGCCCGCACGGCTCCGCAAGGTGGCCTCGGCGCTGGTGCCAGGCCGCCGGGCGCTGCCCGTGCCCGTCTACATGCTGGTGCCCGCCCCGGCCCCTGGCGACGAGGACTCTGGCAGCGACTCGGCCGAGGGCACGCCCGTCAACTTCTCCAGTGCTGCCTCCCTCAGCGATGAGACGCTGCAGGGCCCCCCAAAGGAGCAGCCGCCTCGGGGTGATGCGCACAAGCCCCCCAACACTCAGGCCTCCGGGCACCGGCCCAAGGCGGGCACGGGCAGGAGCAGGGCCTGCCTGGAGCTGCCCCTGAGTCGGCCCCTGAGCGCCCGCCCGGAGCGGGAGGGCTCAGGCCCCGGCCGTGTTCCCGGGGCAGGGGGTGGCCGGCAGCCCCTGTGTCTCACGACGCCCACGGAGGAGGCCGTGTATTGCTTCTACGACTCAGACGAGGCACCCCCTGCGTCTCCCACGCCACCCAGGGCCTCTGCCATCCCGCGGGCCGTCAAGAGGGAGcgccaggtgggcagcagggaggccTGGGTGCCCCCCGCGCAGCAGGTGCCCCGGGCCCAGCCCAGACTTATTGTGGACGAGACCCCACCCTGCTACTCGCTCAGCtcctcagccagctccctgagtGAGCCGGAGCCGGAGCCCAGCGCACGGCCGGCCGGCCATCCACGGGGCCGGGAGCCTGCGGGCACCCAGCGTCCGGGCGGCGGGCGCCACGGCTCACCCAGCCTGCGTTCCGAGGAGGAGCTGTTGCGAAGGTGCATTGGCTCCGCCCTGCCCAGGCGCCGGCCCCCTGCCAACGGGCCACGCAGGCGCAAGGCCCCGGCTGCCGGGCAGGACAAGCGGCCGCCGGCCCAGGAGGCCGAGGAGGCGGCCGGCTCGGACCGGGCTTCCGACCTGGACAGCGTCGAGTGGCGTGCCATCCAGGAGGGCGCCAACTCCATCGTGACGTGGCTGCACCAGGCAGCCGTCGCAGCCCCCAGCGAGGCCTCCTCTGAGTCCGACTCCCTCCTGTCCCTGGGGTCGGGGCTGTCCATGGGCCCCTCCCCGCAGCCCTCAAAGCACAGGAATGGGCGACAGCCTGGGGCAGGGGCCggccagggcagtgccaggcGACCAGAGAAACGGCGCCCGGCACCAGCCAAGggcagcgggggtctccgccccCCGGGGGACCCTGACAAGTCACGTGGCCCAACCAAGAGGGGCTCAGGGGCACCAGCCGTTCTCCGGGGACGGACTGTGATCTAtgtgcccagccctgctgcccggCCCCAACCCAAGGCTGTCCCCGGCCCCCGGGCCACCCCGAGGAAAACAGGGCCACCCAGCCCGGGCCAGTCAGTGGCCCCGGGCCCTGCACCGGCTCCCGGGCAGCAGCGCTCGCGCAGCCTGCACCGGCCGGGCAAGATCTCCGAGCTGGCAGCGCTGAGCCGTCCCCCGAGGAGCGCCACGCCACCTGCCCGCCTGGCCAAGACCCCCTCCTCCAGTTCCTCCCAGACATCACccgcctcccagcccctgcccaggaaGTCGCCCACAGCCACCCCGGGGACGGGGTCCCTGCCCGGCCCCCCGGGGGCCGCCGCCTCTTCCTCCGGGGTGCCCAAGACGCCCGCGCGGGccctgctggccaagcagcaCAAAACACAGAAGTCGCCGGTGCGTATCCCGTTCATGCAGAAGCCTGCCCGCCGAGGGCCGCCGCCGCTGGCCAGGCCGGCCCCTCCAGAGCCGGGTCCCCGAGGGCGCGCGGGGCCCGACGGGGCGCGCGGGGGCCGCCTGGGCCTGGTGCGCGTGGCCTCGGCGCGCTCCAGTGGCAGCGAGTCGTCGGAGCGCTCGGGCTTCCGACGGCAGCTGACTTTCATCAAGGAGTCGCCGGGCTCGCTGCGGCGCCGGCGCTCCGAGCTGTCGTCCTCGGCCAGCTCGACGGCGGCGGTGACGGCCTCCCCGGGCGCATCGCCCCGCCGCGGCCGGCCCCCGCTGCCCGCCGTCTTCCTCTGCTCCTCGCGCTGCGACGAGCTGCGCGCGGCTCCCCAGCAGCCCCCGGCGGCGCCGGGCCCGCGGCCCGCACGACGCCCCAGCTCCGAGAGCCCCTCGCGCCTCCCTGTGCGTGCGCCCCCCGCGCGCCCCGAGGCCGTCAAGCGCTACTCCTCCTTGCCGCACATCAGCGTGGCCCGCAGGCCCGACGGCACGGCCCCCGCAGCCCCGGCCCCGCACAGCGCCCAACGCCGAGGCAGCGCCGGCGAGGCGCGcccgctgctgctgcccagggtggcCGCGCCGGGCACCACGTGGCGACGCATCCGCGACGAGGACGTCCCGCACATCCTGCGCAGCACGCTGCCGCCCAGCGCCCTGCCGCTGCGGGGCCCCTCGCCCGACGGCGACGACCAGGCCGCCGCCGGCCCCTCGACGCCCCCGCCGCGCAAAACCAGCGACGCCGTGGTGCAGACCGAGGAGGTGGCCCAGCCCAAGGCCAACTCGAGCACGTCCCCCAGCCTGGAGAGCAGGGAGCTCCCCCAGGCCCCTGCCGGCCACCCGGCTCCCTTCCTGGGCAGCGACGTGGACGGGCCCCCGCTGCCCAAGGGCCCAGCCTCGGCACCCTTCGCCCACGAGGGCGTGGGCGGCTTCCCGGCCAGCCGGCACGGCTCCCCTAGCCGCGCGGCGCGGGTGCCGCCCTTCAACTACGTGCCCAGCCCCATGGCCACGGCGGCGGCCGCCCCGGACTCGGCCGTGGAGAAGGCGCCCGCCGCGGCCCCCGCCGGCCTCGTGGAGTAG
- the C33H19orf25 gene encoding UPF0449 protein C19orf25 homolog, translating to MGSKAKRRVALPTRPAPPTVEQILEDVRVAPADDPVFTAGAPRPTEDPEAPREQLYLQSRASVAANARLRQAGEALGLRCQGLRRAGQRLERDMGQVARATLPGGPAASSG from the exons AtgggctccaaggccaagagGCGCGTGGCGCTGCCCACCCGCCCGGCGCCCCCCACGGTGGAGCAGATCCTGGAGGACGTGCGCGTCGCGCCGGCCGACGACCCGGTGTTCACGGCAG GCGCCCCCCGGCCGACCGAGGACCCCGAGGCCCCGCGGGAGCAGCTGTACCTGCAGAGCCGAGCCTCCGTGGCGGCCAACGCGCGCCTGCGGCAGGCGGGCGAGGCGCTGGGGCTGCGGTGCCAGGGCCTGCGGCGCGCGGGGCAGCGGCTGGAGCGAGACATGGGCCAGGTGGCACGGGCCACGCTGCCCGGCGGCCCCGCCGCCTCCTCCGGCTGA
- the PCSK4 gene encoding LOW QUALITY PROTEIN: proprotein convertase subtilisin/kexin type 4 (The sequence of the model RefSeq protein was modified relative to this genomic sequence to represent the inferred CDS: inserted 1 base in 1 codon) codes for LAPAALLCLRLGLGLGLLDGALDGALAADLTAPVYVSSWAVRVSQGPREAERLARKFGFVNLGQIFPDGQYFHLRHXGMVQQALTPHWGHHVRLKKEPKVQWFQQQTLLRRVKRSLAMPSDPWFPQQWYMNQEMKSDLNVLQAWNQGLTGQGIVVSVLDDGIEKDHPDLWANYDPLASYDFNDYDPDPQPRYTANDENRHGTRCAGEVAAAANNGFCGAGVAFNARIGGVRMLDGTITDITEAQSLSLKPQHIHIYSASWGPEDDGRTVDGPGLLTRKAFWRGVTKGRGGLGTLFVWASGNGGLHYDDCNCDGYTNSIYTLSVGSATQQGHVPWYSEACASTLTTTYSSGVATDLQIVTTDLHHQCTDKHTGTSASAPLAAGMIALALQANPFLTWRDMQHLVVRASKPAQLQAEDWTTNGVGRQVSHHYGYGLLDAGLLVDLARRWLPTWTQRKCVIRVVHSPIPILPRMHVKRLVSACVGHHNFIRSLEHVQVKLSLSYSRRGDLEISLTSPLGTRSTLVAIRPLDVSDQGYKNWIFMSTHFWDEAPQGLWTLSLENKGYYFNTGTLRHYTLLLYGTAEDMKARPSGPQNTSHPLTPSARSTSPPTGNGTTSVTPSRR; via the exons CTCGCCCCGGCTGCGCTGCTGTGTCTgcgcctgggcctgggcctgggcctgctggACGGGGCGCTGGACGGGGCGCTGGCCGCGGACCTGACCGCCCCGGTCTATGTCAGCAGCTGGGCCGTGCGTGTGTCCCAGGGCCCCCGGGAGGCAGAGCGCCTTGCTCGCAAATTCGGCTTCGTCAACttggggcag ATCTTCCCTGACGGGCAGTACTTCCACCTGCGGC CGGGCATGGTCCAGCAGGCCCTGACCCCGCACTGGGGCCACCACGTGCGCCTCAAGAAAGAACCCAAG GTGCAGTGGTTCCAGCAGCAAACACTGCTGAGACGAGTCAAGCGCTCCCTTGCAATGCCCTCGGACCCTTGGTTCCCCCAGCAGTGGTACATG AACCAGGAGATGAAGTCGGATTTGAACGTGCTGCAGGCGTGGAACCAGGGCCTGACGGGTCAGGGCATCGTGGTGTCCGTCCTGGATGACGGGATCGAGAAGGACCACCCCGATCTCTGGGCCAACTAC GACCCCCTGGCCAGCTATGACTTCAATGATTATGACCCGGACCCTCAACCTCGTTACACGGCCAACGATGAGAACCG GCATGGGACCCGTTGTGCTGGAGAGGTGGCGGCCGCTGCCAACAACGGCTTCTGTGGCGCAGGCGTGGCCTTCAACGCCCGCATTGGAG GCGTGCGCATGCTGGATGGGACCATCACGGACATCACCGAAGCGCAGTCACTGAGCCTCAAGCCACAGCACATCCACATCTACAGCGCCAGCTGGGGCCCCGAGGACGATGGTCGCACCGTGGACGGCCCGGGCCTCCTCACCCGCAAGGCCTTCTGGCGTGGTGTGACCAAG GGCCGCGGCGGGCTGGGCACACTCTTCGTCTGGGCCTCTGGCAATGGTGGGCTGCATTACGACGACTGTAACTGTGACGGCTACACCAACAGCATCTACACGCTGTCGGTGGGCAGTGCCACACAGCAGGGCCACGTGCCCTGGTACAGCGAGGCCTGTGCGTCCACCCTCACCACCACCTACAGCAGTGGTGTGGCCACCGACCTGCAGATT GTCACCACGGACTTGCACCACCAGTGCACGGACAAGCACACGGGCACCTCGGCCTCAGCCCCACTGGCTGCCGGCATGATCGCCCTGGCACTGCAGGCCAA CCCTTTCCTGACCTGGAGAGACATGCAGCACCTGGTAGTCCGTGCTTCCAAACCAGCCCAGCTTCAGGCTGAGGACTGGACGACAAATGGTGTGGGGCGCCAAG TAAGCCACCACTATGGCTATGGGCTGCTAGACGCGGGGCTGCTGGTGGACCTGGCCCGCAGATGGCTGCCCACCTGGACCCAGAGGAAGTGTGTCATCCGGGTCGTGCACAGCCCCAT ccccatcctgccGCGGATGCACGTGAAGCGGCTCGTGTCCGCCTGCGTTGGCCACCACAACTTCATCCGCTCACTGGAGCACGTGCAGGTGAAGCTGTCGCTGTCCTACAGCCGCCGCGGGGACCTGGAGATCTCCCTCACCAGCCCGCTGGGCACCCGCTCCACGCTCGTGGCCATCAG ACCGTTAGATGTCAGTGACCAGGGCTACAAGAACTGGATCTTCATGTCCACACACTTCTGGGACGAGGCCCCTCAGGGCCTGTGGACGCTGAGCCTGGAGAACAAGGGCTACTATTTTAACACCG GAACGCTGCGCCACTACACACTGCTGCTTTATGGAACGGCCGAGGACATGAAAGCACGGCCCTCGGGCCCCCAG AACACCTCCCACCCGCTGACACCCTCGGCCCGCTCCACGTCTCCTCCCACGGGCAACGGCACCACCTCAGTGACACCCAGCAGGCGGTGA
- the REEP6 gene encoding receptor expression-enhancing protein 6 — protein MDALRQRFERFLEEENPAAGALRALEVRTGVEKRYLAVGVVSLLSLYLLFGYGAPLLCNLIGFVYPAYASIKAIESPSKEDDTVWLTYWVVYALFGLAEFFSDLLLSWFPFYYVGKCAFLLFCMTPGPWNGSLLLYQRLVRPLFLKHHVAVDTAVSRLSGQMLDTAAGLARDAKVSLSPAHQDK, from the exons ATGGACGCTCTACGTCAACGCTTCGAGCGGTTTCTGGAAGAGGAGAACCCTGCCGCCGGGGCGCTCCGAGCGCTCGAAGTCAGGACCGGAGTCGAGAAGCGCTATCTCGCCGTGG GAGTTGTCTCTCTGCTAAGCCTGTATCTTCTGTTCGGCTACGGGGCGCCCCTGCTGTGCAACCTCATCGGATTTGTGTACCCCGCATATGCTTC AATCAAAGCCATCGAAAGCCCAAGCAAGGAGGACGACACTGTGTGGCTCACCTACTGGGTCGTGTACGCCCTGTTCGGTCTGGCCGAGTTCTTCAGCGAtctgctcctgtcctggttcccTTTCTATTACGTGGGCAAG TGCGCCTTCCTGTTGTTCTGCATGACGCCCGGGCCCTGGAACGGCTCCCTCCTGCTCTACCAGCGGCTCGTACGGCCACTCTTTCTAAAACATCACGTGGCAGTGGACACCGCCGTGAGCCGTCTCAGCGGGCAGATGCTGGACACAGCGGCCGGCCTAGCCCGGGACG CCAAAGTCAGCCTGAGCCCAGCACACCAGGACAAGTGA